A single genomic interval of Candidatus Bipolaricaulis anaerobius harbors:
- a CDS encoding AraC family transcriptional regulator, producing the protein MTNPSGREVEMTVEVKELPELHVACIRHVGPYNRIGSAFERLLHWAGPRGLLRFPETKVIAVYHNDPDVVEEANLTSSVCITVPENTAVEDPVKRMTIPGGLFAVAHVEIAGDQFGAAWSALMEWISTSGYQPDDRMCYEVYLNDHETHPEKKFILDICVSICPL; encoded by the coding sequence ATGACCAACCCAAGCGGTCGCGAGGTCGAGATGACGGTGGAAGTGAAGGAGCTTCCGGAGCTCCATGTGGCTTGTATCCGCCATGTGGGGCCGTACAACAGGATCGGGAGCGCGTTCGAGAGACTGTTGCACTGGGCCGGGCCCCGCGGGCTCCTCCGGTTCCCGGAGACGAAGGTCATCGCCGTGTACCACAACGATCCGGACGTGGTCGAGGAGGCCAACCTCACGTCGAGCGTCTGCATCACTGTGCCTGAGAACACGGCCGTGGAAGACCCCGTGAAGAGGATGACGATCCCCGGCGGGCTGTTCGCGGTGGCCCACGTGGAGATCGCTGGGGACCAGTTCGGGGCGGCATGGAGCGCGCTCATGGAGTGGATCTCCACGAGCGGCTACCAGCCCGACGATCGGATGTGCTACGAGGTCTACCTGAACGACCACGAGACCCATCCGGAGAAGAAATTCATCCTCGACATCTGCGTGTCGATCTGCCCGCTGTAG
- a CDS encoding PKD domain-containing protein — protein MGGKRIAAAVLVAVGAGLLTGCCLFSGAPTVSIMGPSTATVGTAVTFTATATGGSSPYTYTWSVGGSGSTVNYTFTSAGTQTIGVTVTDNCGKQASAMWPVTVSEGSGGGGNLTGMWNGTLYLQGAPYQFALQLAHQGQSVVGTAFIAGLSSPGSGSYTAGQFMFQFELPGSQDMLTLTGTYNPYANQLSGRVTVAGGIEVGSWTVMR, from the coding sequence ATGGGCGGGAAGAGGATAGCGGCAGCGGTACTTGTGGCGGTCGGGGCAGGGCTCCTCACGGGGTGCTGCCTCTTCAGCGGAGCCCCCACGGTCTCGATCATGGGACCTTCGACCGCGACGGTGGGCACGGCAGTGACGTTCACGGCCACAGCAACCGGCGGGAGCTCCCCCTACACGTACACGTGGAGCGTTGGTGGCTCAGGATCCACCGTCAACTACACGTTCACCTCGGCCGGGACGCAGACGATCGGGGTCACGGTCACGGATAACTGCGGGAAGCAGGCGAGCGCCATGTGGCCCGTCACCGTCTCCGAGGGCTCCGGTGGCGGGGGCAACCTCACCGGGATGTGGAACGGGACACTGTATCTCCAAGGCGCACCGTACCAGTTCGCGCTGCAGCTTGCGCATCAGGGACAAAGCGTCGTCGGCACGGCGTTCATAGCTGGGCTGAGTTCTCCCGGGAGCGGATCGTACACCGCCGGCCAGTTCATGTTCCAGTTCGAGCTCCCGGGCTCTCAGGACATGCTCACCCTAACCGGTACGTACAACCCCTACGCGAACCAGTTGAGCGGCAGAGTGACCGTGGCCGGAGGGATCGAGGTCGGTAGTTGGACGGTCATGCGATAG
- the pdxS gene encoding pyridoxal 5'-phosphate synthase lyase subunit PdxS, with translation MEKGTYRVKTGFAEMFKGGVIMDVTTADQARIAEEAGAVAVMALERVPADIRAQGGVARMADPQKIKEIQAAVSIPVMAKARIGHIAEARILEALGVDFVDESEVLTPADPFHHIDKWQFKVPFVCGCRDLGEAARRIAEGAAMIRTKGEAGTGNVIEAVRHMRLLNDQIRRMAGMSRAELVSYGKELGAPAEILELIQEHGRLPVVNFAAGGIATPADAALMRLLGCDGVFVGSGIFKSADPEKRAKAIVLACTNYDDPQVLAQVSMGLGEAMPGITIEAIPSAELMQHR, from the coding sequence ATGGAGAAGGGCACGTATCGGGTGAAGACGGGGTTCGCGGAGATGTTCAAGGGCGGGGTGATCATGGACGTCACCACCGCTGACCAGGCGCGGATCGCCGAGGAAGCCGGGGCCGTAGCGGTGATGGCCCTGGAGCGGGTCCCGGCGGACATCCGCGCCCAGGGCGGCGTGGCCCGGATGGCGGATCCGCAGAAGATCAAGGAGATCCAGGCCGCGGTCTCGATCCCGGTCATGGCCAAGGCGAGGATCGGCCACATCGCCGAGGCGCGGATCCTGGAGGCCCTCGGGGTGGACTTCGTTGACGAAAGCGAGGTCCTCACCCCGGCCGATCCGTTCCACCACATCGACAAGTGGCAGTTCAAGGTCCCGTTCGTGTGCGGATGCCGGGACCTCGGCGAGGCGGCGCGGCGGATCGCGGAGGGGGCGGCGATGATCCGCACGAAGGGCGAGGCCGGAACGGGGAACGTGATCGAGGCCGTCCGCCACATGCGCCTCCTCAACGACCAAATCCGACGGATGGCCGGGATGAGCCGGGCCGAGCTCGTCTCCTACGGGAAGGAGCTCGGTGCCCCAGCGGAGATCCTCGAGCTCATCCAGGAGCACGGACGCCTCCCGGTGGTCAACTTCGCCGCGGGGGGGATCGCCACCCCGGCCGATGCGGCCCTGATGAGGCTGCTCGGCTGCGACGGGGTATTCGTGGGGTCGGGGATCTTCAAGAGCGCCGACCCGGAGAAGAGGGCGAAGGCGATCGTCCTCGCCTGCACGAACTACGACGACCCCCAGGTCCTGGCGCAGGTCTCGATGGGCCTCGGGGAGGCGATGCCCGGGATCACGATCGAGGCGATCCCCAGCGCGGAGCTGATGCAACACCGATGA
- the pdxT gene encoding pyridoxal 5'-phosphate synthase glutaminase subunit PdxT: MTVGVVAVQGDVREHLRTLARLGVEGCPVLRPEQLARLAGIILPGGESTAMWRLMTRTGLAAPLREALARGLPAFGTCAGMILLARRITNWGETFLGVLDVAVERNATGRQVDSFEARVSADGLGEIPAVFIRAPLVRQMGPTVEALGWLGDVPVLVREGRLLAASFHPELTDDAQVHDLFIQMCRKERPWQHV; the protein is encoded by the coding sequence ATGACGGTCGGGGTCGTCGCGGTCCAGGGGGATGTGCGCGAGCACCTGCGGACCCTGGCCCGCCTCGGGGTGGAGGGGTGCCCCGTGCTTCGGCCGGAGCAGTTGGCAAGGCTCGCGGGGATCATCCTTCCCGGGGGCGAGTCGACCGCGATGTGGCGGCTCATGACGCGGACTGGACTAGCAGCCCCGCTCCGGGAGGCGCTCGCGAGGGGGCTCCCCGCGTTCGGGACCTGCGCGGGGATGATCCTCCTCGCCCGCCGGATCACGAACTGGGGGGAGACGTTCCTCGGGGTCCTCGACGTCGCGGTGGAGCGGAACGCCACCGGCCGCCAGGTGGACTCGTTCGAGGCCCGCGTCTCCGCGGACGGGCTCGGGGAGATCCCGGCCGTGTTCATCCGCGCGCCCCTCGTGCGGCAGATGGGCCCGACCGTCGAGGCGCTAGGCTGGCTGGGCGATGTCCCGGTCCTGGTGCGGGAAGGCCGCCTCCTCGCCGCGAGCTTCCACCCCGAGCTCACCGACGACGCGCAGGTGCACGACTTGTTCATCCAGATGTGCCGAAAGGAGAGACCATGGCAGCACGTGTAG
- a CDS encoding type I glyceraldehyde-3-phosphate dehydrogenase: protein MAARVAINGFGRIGRIALRIIATGGWPVEVVAINDPFLPAETAAHLLRYDTVYRRPPFPIHVEGEALIVDGRKIPFLAEKEPGNLPWAKHKVDVVIESSGVFTDPDKAEAHLKAGAKRIVLSAPPSGPRKGEVLQILWRVNEGQFAERGKPAIVSAASCTTNSLGPVVKVLHEAFGIEYGFLTTVHGYTADQRLVDAPHKDLARARAAAANIIPTSTGAARSIPAIFPDLAGKLDGIAMRVPVPAGSVSDFVAKLRKPLPGKSAKEAAALVNKAFHAAAQTPLGEAMAVEDDPIVSSDVIGRNHSSVVATSYTMVLSDRLDVVKVLAFYDNEWGYAARLIDVARFVAS, encoded by the coding sequence ATGGCAGCACGTGTAGCGATCAACGGATTCGGACGAATCGGACGGATTGCCCTCCGCATCATCGCCACGGGCGGATGGCCGGTAGAGGTGGTGGCGATCAACGACCCGTTCCTCCCGGCCGAGACGGCAGCCCACCTCCTCCGCTACGACACGGTATACCGGCGGCCCCCGTTCCCGATCCACGTCGAGGGCGAAGCGCTCATCGTGGATGGACGGAAGATCCCGTTCCTCGCGGAGAAGGAACCGGGGAACCTCCCGTGGGCGAAGCACAAGGTGGACGTGGTCATCGAGTCGAGCGGGGTGTTCACCGATCCCGACAAGGCGGAGGCGCACCTCAAGGCGGGCGCGAAGCGGATCGTCCTCTCCGCCCCCCCCAGCGGGCCGCGCAAGGGCGAGGTGCTGCAGATCCTGTGGCGGGTGAACGAGGGTCAGTTCGCGGAGCGGGGGAAGCCAGCGATCGTGTCCGCTGCCTCCTGCACCACGAACTCGCTCGGGCCGGTGGTGAAGGTCCTCCACGAGGCGTTCGGGATCGAATACGGGTTCCTGACCACCGTCCACGGCTACACCGCAGATCAGCGCCTCGTGGACGCGCCCCACAAGGACCTTGCGCGGGCGCGGGCCGCGGCGGCGAACATCATCCCCACCTCCACCGGGGCGGCGCGGTCCATCCCCGCCATCTTCCCCGATCTCGCGGGCAAGCTCGACGGGATCGCGATGCGCGTCCCCGTCCCCGCGGGCTCGGTGTCGGACTTCGTGGCGAAGTTGCGGAAGCCCCTGCCGGGGAAGAGCGCCAAGGAGGCGGCGGCGCTCGTGAACAAGGCGTTCCACGCCGCAGCGCAGACGCCCCTCGGGGAGGCGATGGCCGTTGAGGACGACCCGATCGTGTCGAGCGATGTCATCGGCCGGAACCATTCGTCGGTCGTGGCCACGAGCTACACGATGGTCCTCTCCGACCGGCTGGATGTGGTGAAGGTCCTTGCGTTCTACGACAACGAGTGGGGTTATGCGGCACGTCTCATCGATGTGGCGAGGTTCGTCGCCTCCTAG
- a CDS encoding ComF family protein: MRHVSSMWRGSSPPRTARAAAGAVGLLFRPVCFVCEEPVPDLAPLCKACTDALPRWEGAICLVCGMGIEEGLDLCRACAVAGRSYAWARTIGPYEGTLRRAVQALKYEGERALARPLGRLLAAALDDVPSAELTTVTCVPPDPRRLRERGYHPAELLAREVAATLGIRFRPLLAKRRPTPPQVGRPRAEREKAMTGLFSARVRGEGEAVLVVDDVITTGATASEAARALGEAGFGEVGVLACAQAVPGREGY, encoded by the coding sequence ATGCGGCACGTCTCATCGATGTGGCGAGGTTCGTCGCCTCCTAGAACGGCGCGGGCCGCGGCGGGGGCGGTGGGGCTCCTATTCCGGCCGGTCTGTTTCGTGTGCGAGGAGCCGGTACCGGATCTCGCCCCGCTCTGTAAGGCGTGTACGGATGCACTCCCTCGCTGGGAGGGGGCGATCTGCCTCGTGTGCGGGATGGGGATCGAAGAGGGGTTGGACCTGTGCCGGGCGTGTGCCGTCGCGGGGCGGAGCTACGCCTGGGCCCGCACGATTGGGCCCTACGAGGGGACGTTGCGAAGAGCGGTCCAAGCCCTGAAGTACGAGGGGGAACGCGCCCTCGCCCGACCCCTCGGGCGGCTCCTCGCGGCCGCGCTGGACGACGTCCCTTCCGCAGAGCTGACCACCGTCACCTGCGTGCCGCCGGACCCGCGCCGCCTGCGAGAACGGGGGTACCACCCCGCCGAGCTCCTGGCACGGGAGGTGGCAGCGACGTTGGGGATACGGTTCCGCCCCCTCCTCGCGAAGCGACGTCCGACCCCACCCCAGGTGGGGCGCCCCCGTGCCGAACGGGAGAAGGCGATGACCGGCCTCTTCTCCGCCCGCGTCCGCGGCGAGGGGGAAGCCGTCCTCGTGGTGGACGACGTGATCACGACCGGCGCTACCGCCTCCGAGGCAGCGCGGGCCCTCGGGGAAGCCGGGTTCGGGGAAGTCGGCGTCCTGGCCTGTGCCCAGGCCGTGCCCGGGAGGGAGGGATACTAG
- a CDS encoding MBL fold metallo-hydrolase, with amino-acid sequence MEFKRLVVGPLRTNAYVLVADGEAAVVDPGDAAPDLAAAWDGHAVRYILLTHGHFDHADGAEAIRARTGAPILYHPDEVGSFWLTGRQPPPLARPLAEGDRLPLGDEELVVWHLPGHSPGSVAYLWEKGKVAIVGDVLFARSVGRSDLPGGSWEALSKSLRRLLSLDDTWQVLPGHGLTTTIGRERERNPYLEGLGDAER; translated from the coding sequence GTGGAGTTCAAACGACTCGTGGTGGGACCACTGCGCACGAACGCGTACGTCCTGGTGGCGGACGGCGAGGCCGCGGTCGTGGATCCGGGCGACGCTGCGCCGGACCTCGCTGCAGCGTGGGACGGCCATGCGGTGCGGTACATCCTCCTCACCCATGGGCACTTCGACCACGCCGACGGGGCCGAGGCGATCCGCGCCCGCACCGGCGCCCCCATCCTCTACCACCCCGACGAGGTGGGCTCGTTTTGGCTAACGGGCCGTCAGCCTCCTCCCCTCGCGCGTCCCCTGGCCGAGGGCGACCGCCTCCCCCTCGGGGACGAGGAGCTCGTCGTGTGGCACCTCCCCGGCCACTCCCCGGGATCGGTCGCCTACCTGTGGGAGAAGGGGAAGGTGGCGATCGTGGGCGACGTCCTGTTCGCCCGGTCGGTGGGACGGTCCGACCTGCCCGGCGGCTCGTGGGAGGCGCTGTCGAAGTCGCTCCGCCGGCTGCTCAGCCTGGACGACACGTGGCAGGTCCTGCCCGGCCACGGCCTGACCACCACCATCGGCCGGGAGCGGGAGCGGAACCCCTACCTGGAGGGCCTTGGCGATGCCGAGCGTTGA